A segment of the Trifolium pratense cultivar HEN17-A07 linkage group LG7, ARS_RC_1.1, whole genome shotgun sequence genome:
ttctttaattttttttaatttgaaaactACCCATGTGACATCCTATTCACTTAAGTGAGAGGTGCCACATATGCATTGATTTGGTTCAAATCAAAGGGAAGGACCACTTATGTAAAAGGTGCTAAACATAGGGGACCgcatttgtcattttttttcaatatggGGCCTAAATTGCAAGACTAAgcattgtttaattttttttccaaagatAAACTCACAAATTTTATTGGGCATTAAAATGAGACTTGAGTCAATAAAACTCTTATTTTTAAGAtgataaaaatacattttattttaaaataataggaATTATGACTTTACttaaaaaatactttttctcACATGtatattttccttttaaaaGAAACTAGTAAAAGACTTGTTCATCTGCAAGTGTTCGTTCATTTGTAGTTATTAACATATACTATTTATACATAAAATGATTAAAATCTGTGggtatttttgaaatattaatgaaatatttgtataatttttttgtttatttcatgtgtaaatatttttgaaatattaatgaATAGTAATTGTTTATGCTACTGAATCCATCCAATAACATGCAATGTGGTAGAGGTTTCATGATGATAACGTGTTGGAAATAAATTAGTAGAGCTAAAGTATAGAGATAGAGGAACAGAGAACTTTGTATTGAACTCTTCACTTATGTCACTTTACATTATAAcatagtcctatttataggataCAAAGAGGGAAGTGGAAGATCAAAGGTAATTAAGGTCCACTCACATAGTGGGTGCATAGTGAGAGTTATAGGAGAACAGAAGGAGTATGATGGACATTCAGTAagacttatatttatttattcataacATAACAGATGACATGTTTTCATTTTGTTCACATTTTCAAGGATTTATACGTAAAAATGTGGGAGGAAAAacgttattttttattatattttctatacAAATCCTAACATGCAGACATTGTGTCGATGCTTTTATTGCCAAGATCACTTAGCAAAACTATATAACGTACAATTTGTGACTCAATCTTAACTGAAAGTACAATTATGATACTGAAAATTGTTTCTAAACCCATTGATCAATAGTATTATCATCATTTGCATAATATTTTGACCATAGATTGGGCATGCTTTGTTAAGACCAGTGTTACCTAGAACTAATCCAAATTCCCTCTATTTCTGAAAAGGACAGAGATACAACAAAGAATAGTTTCGTTTAAGTCTGCCACATGAAGGAATAAGTGCATTCCTTTCCTTCCAATCCAATCAAAACCGATCGACCAGAATGTGCATTAGAGATTATGAAGCACATTTGGTTCTTGCAAAGACAATGGTAAAATGGCATTTAAATAAAACCAGAAATCACTTCAAAGACAAATAAATATGTTACAGCCAGAGGAGAACCAGCAACTGGCCTTGGTCTTTCATTAGCCCCTACCCTACAGATCACTAACATACTCCAAtaaccttaaaataaataaataaataaataaaaccaagTAATGTCAACATCATGCGTTTTACACTATTCTTCCCCCTTTTCGTCATGCTCTtggtcatcatcatcatcttttcCCTAccaataacaaaaaatttcccttgttattttaaaataacaacAATACAATAAAATATCTATTAAgtagaaaaattaaatgaaattttgatctaattttttattagtgatTGAATAGTATCACATAGAAGATAAAGTAAACTCTAAACTAGATTATAGAGACTTGTAAATTATAAAGTCTAATAAAATTGAGCATATGATTTAAATCAATCATAAGAGCTACTCCTATTTTAAGGAGTGAGTATGTTGGCCACATTCATAGAAAATAATGAATCTtaactataaaataaatagagcATTAATTAATTACCACATCCTCCTCATCTTCATGATCCTTCAGTTTCTTCTTAGTCAACTAAAATTAGAGACACAATGATACAAATTATAATAGAGTCTAGAGAGTAAATGAATTAAATGAAGTATATAGAAGAATAATTGTCACTTTCAAATCACAAGTTAACTTACATTgtagaaatatttaaaatatgtaaGCGGATTTGGCCATAAATAATCCTTGATCATTGCTACAATCTACAACTTAGagtgaaaaattaaacaagagaCAGAAAACAAACTGAAGTGCAAACTTTAGAAGAGTTTAACTTTAGAAGAGTTTCACAATCTTTGCGTCACTAAAATGACGATTGGGATTGAAGTTctgaacaaaatatattttcaaaagttattattttcattttatcgAACCGAACAATTTAAGTAGTAAAACAAATGATTTACAAAACACTTCTACGAATTATACAAGGGAAATAAAAGAAGAAACTCACAAAGGTTATTGAATAGCCTGATTTGACATCTTCATGGTTTTCAACCTCTAGAGAGCTGAAATACTTAAAtacctataaaaaaatttaaaaataacaagTTGTTAGCGAACTTGAATTAGTCATCAGATATCTGTAACAAAGGAACAAGAGTATTCAACGCCATAGTTATCGAGTCAAGATTGAAATTGTGAATCGAAGAGCCACTTTTTGAATCGTGAATCAAATCTTATGATTCATAATAGGTCAAAATAAGTAGCAAAAACATAAATTGATATATAACATACCAAAATAGAATTCAAGATTAACGTCATAAAtcaaattataagagaagtGGTTGGCTGCACTAAGTTCATATTGCAATCATTAGAATAAATCAGGATACTTCATAATGAATCAAAGATTCATCATAATCAGGCCCATAGAATAAATCAGGATACCTCATAATGCAATCATCATATTGTCaacgtttaaaaaatatcagATGTGTATTAATGTTCTAGTGGTAGAATGTGATTTGTGCGTGCGCATGAGGTCCTTGAGGTCCCATGTTCGGTTCCCTATACTTCCTTTTTAAGTTCAAATTGAATTAAAATCGATAAAAATTAATGTTCAAGTGGTAGAAGTAAAGTGCGTGTGAGGTGCTTGACGTGTACTAATGTTCAAGTGGTAGAATGTGATTGGTCTGTGCGTGTGAGGTGCTTGAGGTTCTTGTTCGATTCCCTATAGTTCCTTTtaagttcaaattcaattaaaatctTTAAAGGCCAAGATTTGAAAATGAGATTTACAAACAGTTCATACATTGCAACCTTCAAAATGAGATATTAAACTATGAACATTTAAACATACATTAATTTGCATACATTCTgttggtaaaaacaaaaaacatttcATACATTGCAACCTTCTAAATTGTTCAGTTTCATTTACACCCACTAGTATAAAAATAGGTCGTTGACATTCCACATACACCCAATTAAAAGgcacatataaataaaaatataataattttactaGATGCTAACTATGAAGTTTAAAAAAGactcattattatattttgccCTGGGCCACAATGTGTTGGGCCGGCCCTGATCATAATGTACAAGGATTCAAGTAGATACAGATAGGGTAAAATAGATTGAATCGAATAGCACTTGAAAAAATCGTTAGAAAACTGCTAAAAAATTCAAACGCATAAAAATAGAACTAGAACATCTTATTTACAGGTTTTACATATTGTTCCAGAAAGATCATGAAAACACGATAAAAATACTTGACAAGAAAAATGTAATTGaatgtaaaaaattaaataaaaaaaggccGAACCTCTTGATCTTCTTCGCTTAAAAGGTTACGAAGATCAGTATGCCCCAGAAACTGCACAagggtaaaaaaaaatgcagtaaATTAGTAAACAGGGTATTCCAAACAACACTTTCATAATTACTGCATGCATACACaacaaaaatccaaaataaaaacataaacttCAACGTTAAGGAAACATAAAACTTACCGCAGTTTTCCAAAAATCAGGAATGGACTCTATAACATTATTGCGCTTATCATACAAAAGTTTACTCATCTCATTGTGCTTTTGCTTGATTTCAAGAAGTTCTTTCTCATTGATCTAAAACCATAACCACCATACTTAAATTAAATAGCAGCAATAAAACCCCCATTTTACAACACAAAAACAAGAGGTCAATTATATTTTCTGTTACaaataaaggaaaattttaGGAAATTGGATCC
Coding sequences within it:
- the LOC123896692 gene encoding NAP1-related protein 2-like, producing the protein MAAAEDIHGEAIEKLKQIQDELEKINEKELLEIKQKHNEMSKLLYDKRNNVIESIPDFWKTAFLGHTDLRNLLSEEDQEVFKYFSSLEVENHEDVKSGYSITFNFNPNRHFSDAKIVKLF